The DNA sequence agaaataccactagaccgtaatactaagtagcACCCCCAAACTATACTTAAGGCACATAAATTGTCTCGTCAAAAGGCTAAATTTAAcccaaaaaatttgaattcgTTATATTATATCTCGTAAATTTGTTATACCACGTAATATTATTCCAGTACCATAATAATTTTCTCCATTTATTGTTACTGCTAGTAGACTTAATGATGGAAACCGTATCTTTGTTGGACCTTTGTTGCTAGTAGGCTTAAATGGATCGTATTTAATCAGAACAGAACAGAAAGTTAGagacagagaaaaaaaaaatagactaTTAGCGAATGTATTgataaataagaaatatatcttCTTGATCTGAAGTTTGAATAAACACTGAAGATTCGCGTTCAACAATCAACATGAATCGATTCATGTAAATAAGTAACAGTAATAAACCGAAATATACGGTAAAAATGGTATGGCAATTTACAAACGCATCTGACTCTTCAGTCTATTGCATTGCAACTCTTTCTAACAACGCCTTGATTCCCAGTTAAAACACCTGAGTTGGAGAGCTTGACAAAGGCAGAAGAAAATGCCTGAAAGAAATCATCCTGATTCGCAGCGAAACGCTCGACAACCATAGCCGTGCGCGGGTCCATTACCATTTCAGCATCAATTCTAAGAACCCCATGGCCTCCAATTACATTATTGTAGTAGTGGTTGTCAAATGTAAGTGTTGTGGGATCAttaagaacaaagcttgtattTGATGTCAAAGAACCTTGTGGACAGTTGAGCCTTAAGAACGCTTCAAACCCAGGTGTCATGCCTTGTACTTGGCCGCCTTCGTCTGCTTGGTTTAGACGATTTAGGATGTTCAAACAGTGCGTGACTCCTAGCGTGTGCGCACCTGCAGAAACGCAACACTCTGTAGTCATGTAACGAGAGGCAGAAACCTAATTGTAATTAACTAGTCTCTCAAATTTGACATTTCGGTTTCTTGAAAGAAAGAAGGCTAATACCCATGATGGCCACAGATTCTTCAACTGTCATTCCTTTTTTTGCAAATAATTGAAGCATGCCATCAACTCCAATAGTGGGAGAAGGAAGCAAAGAATCTGCAAGCTTGTAGCTTGGAGCAAAAGGGGAATCTCTCCTTCCCAAAGCAACCTTTATTTGTGGCCCTCCTGACACAACCACAGCTTCTCGAGCCGCCAACACAAGAATGTCAGCACAAGATACCTGTTGGGGACATTGTAATTCAACCATTGATTTAAGAATGTTTATCGACTCCCTCTTTCGGATGCCGAAGTTTTTCCCTGCGGCCATCTCTGATGGCACAACGTTCGCATTCGGATCCACAAGAATTGAAGCATCACAGCCCTGCAATTACATTGTCAAGCAATACTTATTGAGCAAATAACTGAACTCAGACATGATAagctgaaaaataaaatatataataccaAAGTTACTTTTTTTAAAGCATGCACATCAGCCCCCATTTTTGGAACCAATGTCTCAATTGCCaaaattgatatattatataCACATTTTTTAGAAAGGGAATCAAGTAAAATTCTTAAACAGAGACATGGTTGACTGCAATGTAAGGGAGTTCAGAAACGTTAGTAGACGTCTCGAGAAGAGTCATCTTTTTTGTTTAATCGtctacatatatgtgtgtgtataaaataaaattggagGGAGATTACCTGAACTTGGCAATCATGGAACATGAGCCTCAGAAAAGCAGCAGGAGAAGTAGGATCAGTGAGAAAAGTAGGCTGGATGGCAGCTCTAACTATGGCTTCAACTTGTGGGCATGAATTCTCATAGAAATTATAAGAAAGGCCTTGCCCTTCAACCCAAATGCTGAAAACAAACAGAGATATTCCTACAACTATAGCTCTCAGATTCATTGTGATGATTGGCTGCAGTACTATTAAATCACTGCTGCTGTGACCGACCGTTTGAAAACTCAGAACTGTGTCTGTCTGGCACCCCCAGTAGCCAGTAGTTGAacttaaagagagagagagagagagagagagagagagagagatcaaatatttctttattttttttctttcatatgTTGATGCAATTATGAACTTGTAAGACtttaaaaatattacaataattCAAGAGAGGGCGAGTTTCCCGAAACGCACGGGTGATAACTTAACACCCTATCTATTAGGATATTGAACCATGTGTAGGAATTTAATAGCTGCTAATTACAAGCAGGTGTGAAAAGAAAAGGTATTATAAGAACAGTGATGAAAATTGGAAACCTTTTAAATTAAAGGGTTTGCAAATTACCAAAACAAGAGGGGGTTTTCAAATATGACAGGGATATCAAATATTTCTGTCAAATGGTTTTTGCCACGCCAAATAATGGCTTTTAATACATTGCATGGCATCGACCGGATGAACAGTTTATCCTTTTCCAGCGTCAGCTCATCTTGTAAAGTAAATGCTAGAAGTCTACTTGTAGTTTGACACTGAATTTTCTTTCTTGATGTAAATTTCATATCatagatttttagttttcatcagttcaatttttttttaacaaaagatagTTGGCTCCTTAGATGTAAAGCGTCATTCCTTCATGTGAACAAATTATGAAATGATATGGGTGCAAAAACTTTTCTTGTTGTAATTATGATGAATTACATTAATTGGAATATAAAATGGTGAATTGCTCATCTATCTTTATATGAATTAAAGATAAATGTCTCTTTACATGTaagaaatggaacaatatttttttttacaaaacacTAACCGGTAGTAATCATAACCAAATCAACTACATCCCACCTTTTTACCATATGGCTAGCTAATGATATACTTCCTCGTTCATAGTAATTCGTAGAAAGCTTTATCGTTGATGGTAATTACTAATTAGTAGAAAATTTTACTGAAATAGCACAAGCTAAACATAGGTCAAGGTTCGATCCCTTTCAAAATTCAGGCCTTAGGGTTCGACGTGAGTGCTTGAATAAAAAAGGCGAAGATAAGCTTGGTGGTTGACTAGACCTGAAGATCTTAGCACTAGAGAAGAACAACTTTGAAGAGCACTTGCCCAATTCATCATATGCTTCTCAATACCAGGAAATTAAGTTAGCATGGTTCCCACAAACTTTGATTATTTTGCTTTGTCAAAATCAAACATGTAATGCCCTTGATAATTGATCACAAATTCATATCTAAATCCCCACAATTTTTTGTACATTTATGAtcttgtaaatttaattattgGATTGAGGAATTAATGCTCCCTGCCTCTCGGCAtttctatatatacatgttagATCAAAACTAAAAAATCAAAACCGACACCCAAAAGGTGAAATCAATTGTAGACTCTGTATAGTTTGGTCCCTCTTGGTTTCGAAAACGACTTGCAACTACCACGGTAATGAAACAAGAATCTTGAAAACCTATATGTTTTTGTGCAAGTCATGGTCTTAAAATTACTCAACTGCATTCATGAAAGCATTTTTAGTGTACTCGTAACACTATCATGTAGTATTATTATTTCACTCAAATTATGAcatgtatatttgttttttttaatttactttaaAAGTCGTATATATCAATACCGTCGCTCATCACTATTATATATAACAAGTTACTTGAGTAGAAAGATATACAACGTGATAAGAGTAATCTGAATACATTTACAAACTTCTCTGTATCAAGAATGCAAGGAACAAAATAGTAACGTGTCGAGACGAGAAAATAGACAGTGAATGCGGCAGCAAGAATGTCATGAGGCTGAAACTTTCACCGTGtagatcttcttcttctttgatctACTTTCACCGACTTGGTTTTTGGGTGGTTTTCATAGAGAATGCATGTCAACCGCAACTGATCAGAAGAATAGACCGAGCACTGCAAAATGTGGGGTTTGGACCCAACAGTTGGCTGTGTATCCATTTATGAAGTCTAGCAAGTCATATTCAGGGTGTTTTGAGGAAGGCTTCACTTGTTAACCCTAATTAACTATAAAATCTATCAGAGATATAATTTCTGTGTCCTGGAATGTAATCTCTTACATACTCCGAATAGAAACTTATGAGTACTAAAATATTATAAGcgatatttttactctaaactACACTGAAGCGAGAATGAAGGTTTTGAACTCGGGACACAGTAGGTTAAAGAGGAAGATCCTAACCACTAGAGCAATCCACTACTTGTATATAATTAACTTAGCTGCATTTATCATTTTTGAAAGCTAAAAGGTGTTTTTGAATCAATTTTATCGCTAATAATTCCTGAAATTAACCTAACGCATCATTATGGAGCCATGTTAGCTTTTTATCTATTTATGAAGGCTGACAAGTCATATTCAGGCGTTTTGAGCCTTTTTCATCACGGAAGGCTTCACTTGTTCACCAATTATTGTAGCATCTAATTTACTTGAAaatttctccatctctctcacacacacccaTATATATGAGTAGCGCAAAGCAATTGTCTCTCTAACTTGTAAGTAGATATCTAACTTCCTCCAAAAATCTTTATTGTTTTCAGGCAAAATTGTATTAATATGGTTCTTTTTGTTTACTTGAGTTTTCAGTTTCATctcaatggtttttttttttccttgtagtTTTATTCCGTTGGCAGTAAGTCCAATCTACCAAAGGAGGGCAACAGCTTCCATACTGAAAAacacttgaattttttatgCCAAACTCATGATGTTCAAGCttagcttttgtgttgaaataTGTTTCAGCACAAAATGAAAGGGTACAAAACTTGTAACGAAAAGTctcaaattatatattttatatttatttttttaggatTCGATAAAATATAGTTAGAAAATTTGAAGCTCAAAAGTGACTAATAAAACATAGGAGACACTAAATAGATATagggattttatttttatttttataattgttttttgttaCAAAGCGCTAAAAGACATGCATGGGAGCTCTATTTTggattctaaatataaaaaaaattaaaaataaaaaggttctTTAGATATAAGCCCTTGAAACtcctaatttttaaataaaaacccacctaaatttaaacattcaaataaaacccaaatttcaaatagTCTACCATGTAGACAAATATATGACCAACTATTACAATACatttacaacttatgccacaAAATCCTAATTTGGTCAATAAATGTTATTACTCATCCTAATTATGATGAGCAATTAAATCCATATGGATATGTTACCTTTCTTGTATCATAAATATTAGcaacatatataaattaatttaccaaattaaaaaagaaaagacataTCTTGTACggaaaaaataatattgtttgaatCATGTAATTACCTACatacaaattaatttacctacttataaaatattatactaatttacctGCATTTTGAATCATGTAATTACCTACATACAAAAattatactaatttacctacatttaaattaatttacctacttataaaatattatactaatttacctacatttaaattaatttacctattccaaaaaaaaaattagtgataTTAGATAATGTTCGAATGTTGTGGGTTTGTGCTGGTAGGCAATTAAATAAACTTTTAATCTAAAGCACATAAATCAAGTAGGTAAATTAGACCATTTTGGAAGTAAATTAGACCctttaaattttg is a window from the Malus domestica chromosome 16, GDT2T_hap1 genome containing:
- the LOC103403534 gene encoding peroxidase 29-like, which encodes MNLRAIVVGISLFVFSIWVEGQGLSYNFYENSCPQVEAIVRAAIQPTFLTDPTSPAAFLRLMFHDCQVQGCDASILVDPNANVVPSEMAAGKNFGIRKRESINILKSMVELQCPQQVSCADILVLAAREAVVVSGGPQIKVALGRRDSPFAPSYKLADSLLPSPTIGVDGMLQLFAKKGMTVEESVAIMGAHTLGVTHCLNILNRLNQADEGGQVQGMTPGFEAFLRLNCPQGSLTSNTSFVLNDPTTLTFDNHYYNNVIGGHGVLRIDAEMVMDPRTAMVVERFAANQDDFFQAFSSAFVKLSNSGVLTGNQGVVRKSCNAID